In Macadamia integrifolia cultivar HAES 741 chromosome 12, SCU_Mint_v3, whole genome shotgun sequence, the following are encoded in one genomic region:
- the LOC122057128 gene encoding polygalacturonase non-catalytic subunit AroGP2-like yields MRHPNLMLGILIVAHLSGFLAENTFSQYWEEHIDLPYPPYWFVAKISPLTPHQVNVFLKLMEENEFASHLPSFCKLANVACSTNALATLPQKVHWTDGIIKYELAIPSGTPLWVANQGRLPYFRESMVKEGGFMEIPDLRDPMSYKSFLPRSLASKIPFSSTRIKELKKLFGVVDESNMDEYIQDTLKICEKIPISGEQCTCATSAEDLVDFVVEKLGHHVRIWNTESAEGSNENVRIRVVKLIYGNLSEPPTFCHSQPFPFQVYYCHTLQKVKVYAVEIQAQKKLNHVIMACHYDTSTWNPNHIAFKLLGFGPGLIEVCHWISQNGMVWTKNLG; encoded by the exons ATGAGGCATCCTAATCTGATGCTTGGAATTTTGATAGTAGCACACTTAAGT GGTTTTCTAGCTGAAAATACCTTTTCACAGTATTGGGAAGAGCATATTGATCTTCCATACCCTCCATATTGGTTTGTTGCAAAGATTTCTCCATTAACCCCCCATCAGGTAAATGTGTTTTTGAAACTTATGGAGGAAAATGAGTTTGCTTCCCACCTGCCATCATTTTGTAAGCTGGCTAATGTTGCTTGTTCTACAAATGCACTAGCAACCCTACCACAAAAAGTTCACTGGACTGATGGCATAATAAAATATGAGCTTGCAATTCCAAGTGGAACACCCTTGTGGGTTGCCAACCAAGGGAGATTGCCATATTTCCGAGAGTCAATGGTGAAAGAAGGAGGTTTCATGGAGATCCCTGATCTAAGAGACCCAATGTCATATAAATCATTCTTGCCACGATCTCTAGCAtcaaaaattccattttcctctACCCGGATCAAGGAATTAAAGAAGCTTTTTGGTGTAGTGGATGAATCAAACATGGATGAGTATATCCAAGACACCCTTAAGATATGTGAGAAGATCCCTATTAGTGGTGAGCAATGTACTTGTGCGACTTCTGCCGAGGATCTCGTCGATTTTGTAGTTGAGAAATTAGGACACCATGTACGCATATGGAATACTGAGAGTGCTGAAGGATCTAATGAGAATGTCAGAATTAGAGTTGTGAAACTCATATATGGAAACCTCTCTGAACCACCAACCTTTTGTCATAGTCAACCATTCCCCTTTCAGGTCTATTATTGCCATACTcttcaaaaagtaaaagtataTGCAGTTGAAATACAAGCTCAGAAGAAATTGAATCATGTGATTATGGCATGTCACTATGATACTTCAACCTGGAATCCAAACCATATAGCTTTTAAGCTGTTGGGTTTTGGCCCAGGCCTTATTGAAGTCTGCCATTGGATAAGCCAAAATGGAATGGTCTGGACAAAGAATCTAGGTTGA